Proteins co-encoded in one Streptomyces sp. JH34 genomic window:
- a CDS encoding helix-turn-helix domain-containing protein — protein MSQDSATATEAARKLTGRRRREVVAVLLFSGGPIFESSIPLSVFGIDRQDAGVPRYRLLVCGGEEGPLRTTGGLELSAPYGLEAISRAGTVVVPAWRSITSPPPAEALDALRRAHEEGARIVGLCTGAFVLAAAGLLDGRPATTHWMYAPTLAKRYPSVHVDPRELFVDDGDVLTSAGTAAGIDLCLHIVRTDHGTEAAGALARRLVVPPRRSGGQERYLDRSLPEEIGSDPLAEVVAWALEHLHEQFDVETLAARAYMSRRTFDRRFRSLTGSAPLQWLITQRVLQAQRLLETSDYSVDEVAGRCGFRSPVALRGHFRRQLGSSPAAYRAAYRARRPQGGVLESVTTAIETSVPVQGTASSRRAAAATSPGPSPVTATTAPGGVVERLGAVSEAYVPGRPALPGQRSAP, from the coding sequence ATGAGCCAGGACTCCGCCACCGCAACGGAGGCCGCACGGAAACTGACCGGGCGGCGACGCCGGGAAGTCGTAGCCGTACTGCTGTTCAGTGGCGGCCCTATCTTCGAGAGCTCCATTCCGCTCTCAGTTTTCGGAATCGACCGGCAGGACGCGGGCGTTCCGCGCTACCGCCTGCTGGTCTGCGGGGGTGAGGAAGGACCGCTGCGCACCACCGGCGGGCTCGAACTCAGCGCGCCGTACGGCCTGGAGGCGATCAGCAGGGCCGGCACCGTCGTGGTGCCCGCCTGGCGGTCCATCACCTCCCCGCCGCCCGCAGAGGCACTGGACGCGCTGCGCCGCGCCCATGAGGAGGGCGCCCGCATCGTCGGTCTCTGCACGGGGGCCTTCGTCCTCGCCGCGGCCGGCCTGCTGGACGGCCGTCCGGCCACCACGCACTGGATGTACGCACCGACTCTGGCCAAGCGCTATCCGTCGGTGCACGTCGATCCGCGTGAGCTGTTCGTCGACGACGGCGATGTGCTCACCTCGGCCGGGACGGCGGCCGGAATCGATCTCTGCCTCCACATAGTCCGTACCGACCACGGCACCGAGGCGGCCGGGGCCCTGGCCCGCAGGCTCGTCGTACCGCCGCGGCGCAGTGGCGGTCAGGAGCGCTACCTCGACAGATCTTTACCTGAAGAGATCGGCTCCGACCCGCTCGCCGAGGTCGTGGCCTGGGCGCTGGAGCATCTCCACGAGCAGTTCGACGTGGAGACGCTGGCCGCGCGTGCCTACATGAGCCGACGGACCTTCGACCGCAGGTTCCGTTCACTCACGGGCAGCGCACCGCTCCAGTGGCTCATCACCCAGCGCGTGCTGCAGGCGCAGCGGCTTCTCGAGACCTCCGACTACTCGGTCGACGAGGTGGCGGGACGCTGCGGCTTCCGCTCGCCGGTCGCGCTGCGCGGGCACTTCCGCCGCCAGCTGGGCTCCTCCCCCGCCGCGTACCGCGCCGCCTACCGGGCACGCCGTCCGCAGGGCGGGGTACTGGAGAGCGTCACCACGGCGATCGAGACGTCCGTTCCCGTCCAGGGCACGGCATCGAGCCGGCGGGCCGCTGCGGCGACCTCCCCCGGCCCGTCCCCGGTCACCGCGACGACGGCTCCGGGGGGCGTCGTGGAGCGCCTGGGAGCGGTTTCCGAGGCGTACGTTCCGGGTCGCCCGGCCCTGCCGGGGCAGCGCAGCGCCCCGTAG
- a CDS encoding universal stress protein: MAGHEIPEPADRKQVADPGSEPQTVGESRPSCDPAFRHGVVVGFDGSMSSERALAYAIGMAHRHSSGLIIVHVANRLPTTVWAGCEPPVFVDVPDHRTEVLGLELACADYLTEVPWVLVERGGDICHELEEVGREYSADAIVVGSTHGIVGRIFGSVAGRLARRAQRPVIVIP, translated from the coding sequence ATGGCCGGTCACGAAATCCCTGAACCCGCAGACCGCAAGCAGGTAGCCGACCCAGGGTCGGAACCGCAGACGGTCGGAGAGTCGCGCCCTTCCTGCGATCCCGCCTTCCGGCATGGCGTCGTGGTCGGCTTCGACGGCTCGATGTCCAGCGAGCGCGCCCTCGCGTACGCCATCGGAATGGCTCACCGGCACAGCTCCGGGCTGATCATCGTCCACGTGGCCAACCGGCTTCCGACCACCGTCTGGGCCGGCTGCGAGCCGCCCGTGTTCGTCGACGTGCCCGACCACCGCACCGAGGTCCTCGGCCTGGAGCTGGCGTGCGCGGACTACCTCACCGAGGTGCCCTGGGTGCTCGTGGAGCGCGGTGGGGACATCTGCCACGAGCTGGAGGAGGTCGGCCGGGAGTACTCGGCCGACGCCATCGTCGTCGGCTCCACGCACGGCATCGTGGGCCGGATCTTCGGATCCGTGGCCGGCCGCCTGGCGCGTCGGGCGCAGCGCCCGGTCATCGTCATCCCCTGA
- a CDS encoding IucA/IucC family siderophore biosynthesis protein — MTTHPATAAADHLTPERWAVANRQLIRKALAEFSHERLLDPAPLGDGRHVVRSDDGTVEYRFAARRFALDHWQVDAGSITRHRHGSDLPLDALEFFVELRATLGLSAEILPVYLEEISSTLAGTAYKLTKEPTTSAQLAVAGFQAVETGMTEGHPCFVANNGRLGFGVGEYRAYAPEAAAGIRLIWLAARRDRATFTAGEGLDYPTLVAGELGEETLGRFAARMKGLGLDLDDYLLIPVHPWQWWNKLAVTFAGEVAQRHLVCLGEGDDAYLAQQSIRTFFNADHPGKHYVKTALSVLNMGFMRGLSAAYMEATPAINDWLAGLIERDDLLRGAGFSIIRERAAIGYRHRTYEAATTKGSPYLKMLAALWRESPVPGLAGGERLATMASLLHTDAGGRSVAGALIAESGLDPADWLRHYLDAYLVPVLHSFYAYDLVFMPHGENVILVIEDGVVRRTVFKDIAEEIAVMDPDAVLPPQVERIRADVPEDMKLLSVLTDVFDCFFRFLGAGLATEGILGEEDFWRTVAACVRGYQESVPYLSDKFEQYDMFTEDFALSCLNRLQLRNNQQMVDLDDPAGALQLTGRLRNPIAGY, encoded by the coding sequence ATGACCACACACCCCGCCACCGCCGCGGCCGACCACCTGACCCCCGAGCGCTGGGCCGTCGCCAACCGGCAGTTGATCCGCAAGGCACTGGCCGAGTTCTCGCACGAACGGCTGCTCGACCCCGCACCGCTCGGCGACGGCCGCCACGTCGTGCGCAGCGACGACGGGACCGTCGAGTACCGCTTCGCCGCCCGCCGCTTCGCGCTGGACCACTGGCAGGTCGACGCCGGTTCGATCACCCGCCACCGGCACGGTTCGGACCTCCCGCTGGACGCGCTGGAATTCTTCGTCGAGCTCCGCGCCACGCTGGGCCTGTCGGCGGAGATCCTGCCGGTGTACCTGGAGGAGATCTCCTCCACGCTGGCCGGAACCGCCTACAAGCTGACCAAGGAACCGACCACCTCCGCCCAGCTGGCCGTGGCCGGTTTCCAGGCCGTGGAGACAGGGATGACCGAGGGTCACCCCTGCTTTGTCGCCAACAACGGGCGGCTCGGCTTCGGGGTCGGCGAATACCGCGCCTACGCACCCGAGGCCGCGGCCGGGATCCGGCTGATCTGGCTGGCGGCCAGGCGTGATCGCGCCACCTTCACCGCGGGTGAGGGGCTGGACTACCCCACCCTCGTCGCCGGCGAGCTCGGCGAGGAGACCCTCGGGAGGTTCGCCGCGAGGATGAAGGGCCTGGGGCTCGACCTCGACGACTACCTGCTGATCCCGGTCCACCCCTGGCAGTGGTGGAACAAGCTCGCCGTCACCTTCGCCGGAGAGGTCGCGCAGCGGCACCTGGTCTGCCTGGGCGAGGGCGACGACGCCTACCTGGCCCAGCAGTCGATCCGGACCTTCTTCAACGCGGACCACCCCGGCAAGCACTACGTCAAGACGGCGCTGTCCGTGCTGAACATGGGCTTCATGCGCGGACTCTCCGCCGCGTACATGGAGGCGACCCCCGCGATCAACGACTGGCTGGCCGGCCTGATCGAGCGCGACGACCTGCTGCGCGGGGCAGGGTTCTCGATCATCCGGGAGCGGGCCGCGATCGGCTACCGCCACCGCACCTACGAGGCGGCGACCACCAAGGGGTCCCCGTATCTGAAGATGCTCGCCGCGCTCTGGCGGGAGAGCCCGGTCCCGGGCCTGGCCGGGGGCGAGCGGCTCGCGACGATGGCGTCCCTGCTGCACACCGACGCCGGGGGCCGCTCGGTGGCCGGGGCGCTGATCGCGGAGTCGGGGCTGGACCCGGCCGACTGGCTGCGGCACTACCTGGACGCGTACCTGGTGCCGGTGCTGCACAGCTTCTACGCGTACGACCTGGTGTTCATGCCGCACGGTGAGAACGTGATCCTGGTCATCGAGGACGGCGTCGTGCGCCGGACGGTCTTCAAGGACATCGCCGAGGAGATCGCCGTCATGGATCCGGACGCGGTGCTGCCGCCCCAGGTCGAGCGGATCCGCGCCGACGTCCCCGAGGACATGAAGCTGCTCTCGGTGCTCACCGACGTCTTCGACTGCTTCTTCCGCTTCCTGGGCGCCGGGCTGGCCACCGAGGGGATCCTCGGCGAGGAGGACTTCTGGCGGACGGTCGCCGCGTGCGTCAGGGGCTACCAGGAGTCGGTGCCGTACCTCTCGGACAAGTTCGAGCAGTACGACATGTTCACGGAGGACTTCGCACTGTCCTGCCTGAACCGGCTGCAGCTGCGGAACAACCAGCAGATGGTCGACCTGGACGACCCGGCGGGCGCGCTCCAGCTGACCGGCAGGCTGCGCAACCCGATCGCGGGGTACTGA
- the glmS gene encoding glutamine--fructose-6-phosphate transaminase (isomerizing) gives MCGIVGYIGKRDVAPLLLEGLQRLEYRGYDSAGIVITGKAAAGKPGALKMVKAKGRVRELEARVPKRFAGTTGIAHTRWATHGAPSDENAHPHLDAENKVAVVHNGIIDNASEIRAKLVADGVVFLSETDTEVLVHLIARAQASTLEEKVREALKSVEGTYGIAVLHADFNDRIVVARNGSPVVLGIGEKEMFVASDVAALVAHTRQIVTLDDGEMATLKADDFRTYTTEGSTTTATPTTVEWEAESYDMGGHDTYMHKEISEQADAVDRVLRGRIDDRFSTVHLGGLNLDAREARGVRRIKILGCGTSYHAGLIGAGLIEELARIPADAEPASEFRYRNPVVDPDTLYVAVSQSGETYDVLAAVQELKRKGARVLGVVNVVGSAIAREADGGMYVHAGPEVCVVSTKCFTNTVVAFALLALHLGRIRDLSVSDGKRIIEGLRKLPEQIGQILESEDEIKKLAEEYAGAQSMMFIGRVRGYPVALEASLKLKEISYIHAEAYPASELKHGPLALIEPALPTVAIVPDDDLLDKNRAALEEIKARSGRILAVAHREQEKADHTIVVPKNEDELDPILMGIPLQLLAYHTALAMGRDIDKPRNLAKSVTVE, from the coding sequence ATGTGCGGGATCGTCGGTTACATCGGGAAGCGTGACGTGGCTCCGCTGCTGCTGGAGGGCCTGCAGCGGCTGGAGTACCGGGGATACGACTCCGCGGGCATCGTCATCACGGGCAAGGCCGCCGCGGGCAAGCCCGGCGCCCTGAAGATGGTCAAGGCCAAGGGCCGGGTCCGCGAGCTCGAGGCCCGCGTGCCCAAGCGGTTCGCCGGCACCACGGGCATCGCCCACACCCGCTGGGCCACCCACGGCGCCCCGAGCGACGAGAACGCCCACCCGCACCTGGACGCGGAGAACAAGGTCGCCGTCGTCCACAACGGCATCATCGACAACGCCTCCGAGATCCGCGCGAAGCTGGTCGCCGACGGGGTCGTCTTCCTGTCCGAGACCGACACCGAGGTGCTGGTCCACCTGATCGCCCGCGCACAGGCCTCCACCCTGGAGGAGAAGGTCCGCGAGGCACTGAAGTCCGTCGAGGGCACGTACGGCATCGCCGTCCTGCACGCCGACTTCAACGACCGCATCGTCGTCGCCCGCAACGGCTCCCCCGTCGTGCTGGGCATCGGCGAGAAGGAGATGTTCGTCGCGTCCGACGTGGCCGCCCTGGTCGCGCACACCCGCCAGATCGTCACCCTGGACGACGGCGAGATGGCCACCCTCAAGGCCGACGACTTCCGCACGTACACCACCGAGGGCTCGACCACCACGGCCACGCCCACGACCGTGGAGTGGGAGGCCGAGTCGTACGACATGGGCGGCCACGACACGTACATGCACAAGGAGATCTCGGAGCAGGCCGACGCGGTGGACCGCGTGCTGCGCGGCCGCATCGACGACCGCTTCTCCACCGTGCACCTGGGCGGCCTGAACCTGGACGCCCGTGAGGCCCGTGGGGTCCGCCGGATCAAGATCCTGGGCTGCGGCACGTCGTACCACGCGGGGCTGATCGGTGCCGGGCTCATCGAGGAGCTCGCCCGCATCCCCGCGGACGCGGAGCCCGCGTCCGAGTTCCGCTACCGCAACCCGGTCGTGGACCCCGACACCCTGTACGTCGCCGTCTCGCAGTCCGGCGAGACCTACGACGTGCTGGCGGCGGTGCAGGAGCTCAAGCGCAAGGGCGCCCGCGTCCTGGGCGTCGTGAACGTCGTCGGCTCGGCGATCGCCCGTGAGGCGGACGGCGGCATGTACGTCCACGCCGGCCCCGAGGTCTGCGTCGTCTCCACGAAGTGCTTCACCAACACCGTCGTCGCCTTCGCCCTGCTCGCGCTGCACCTGGGCCGCATCCGTGACCTGTCGGTCTCCGACGGCAAGCGGATCATCGAGGGCCTGCGCAAGCTGCCCGAGCAGATCGGTCAGATCCTCGAGTCGGAGGACGAGATCAAGAAGCTGGCCGAGGAGTACGCGGGCGCCCAGTCGATGATGTTCATCGGCCGCGTCCGGGGCTACCCCGTCGCGCTGGAGGCCTCCCTGAAGCTCAAGGAGATCTCCTACATCCACGCCGAGGCCTACCCGGCGTCCGAGCTCAAGCACGGTCCGCTCGCGCTCATCGAGCCCGCGCTCCCGACCGTCGCGATCGTCCCGGACGACGACCTGCTGGACAAGAACCGCGCCGCGCTGGAGGAGATCAAGGCCCGCAGCGGCCGTATCCTCGCCGTCGCCCACCGCGAGCAGGAGAAGGCCGACCACACGATCGTCGTCCCGAAGAACGAGGACGAGCTGGACCCGATCCTGATGGGCATCCCGCTGCAGCTGCTCGCCTACCACACGGCGCTCGCCATGGGCCGTGACATCGACAAGCCGCGCAACCTGGCGAAGTCCGTCACCGTCGAGTAG
- a CDS encoding GNAT family N-acetyltransferase produces the protein MTRTKQIGAFSVRPMDPSPGREDGRSDAELVHAWVTHPRSAFWMMGDARLEDVEREYTAIAAHPHHDAFIGLHDGRPAFLMERYDPTEVELKGLYEAEPGDIGMHFLVAPPENPVHGFTLAVITTVMETLFADPGVRRVVVEPDVTNSAVHALNKAVGFEAIREITKPEKQALLSACTREQFEAATTGADR, from the coding sequence ATGACCCGCACGAAACAGATCGGGGCGTTCTCCGTGCGCCCCATGGACCCCTCCCCCGGCCGGGAGGACGGCAGGTCCGACGCCGAACTGGTCCACGCGTGGGTCACCCACCCCAGGTCGGCCTTCTGGATGATGGGCGACGCCCGGCTGGAGGACGTCGAGCGGGAGTACACGGCGATAGCCGCCCACCCCCACCACGACGCCTTCATCGGCCTGCACGACGGCCGGCCGGCCTTCCTCATGGAGCGCTACGACCCCACCGAGGTCGAGCTCAAGGGGCTGTACGAGGCGGAGCCCGGCGACATCGGGATGCACTTCCTGGTCGCGCCGCCCGAGAACCCCGTGCACGGCTTCACCCTGGCCGTGATCACCACCGTCATGGAGACGCTGTTCGCCGACCCGGGAGTACGCCGTGTCGTCGTCGAACCGGACGTCACCAACAGCGCGGTGCACGCGCTGAACAAGGCCGTCGGCTTCGAGGCGATCCGTGAGATCACCAAGCCGGAGAAGCAGGCCCTGCTCAGCGCCTGCACCCGTGAGCAGTTCGAGGCCGCGACCACTGGAGCCGACCGATGA
- the drmB gene encoding DrmB family protein gives MPRRDHTAVRTRRSQTVIRGKVRRSQLVAPFGPGAMQVLADGTSVITAGLDHWFVPGERLDQEEFRIHEWRLESHLGVDALYTPPDYRDNFKASPGQYNTKLQVPVLRFPAWSFCPRCRALTPHPLHIADRPRCANPDCSGQKASWTPFLAQVPFVALCERGHLQDFPWVEWVHKSASPTCRSPKLKLRTSGGGTLASQRVVCETCHKDRGLEGITSVERSNREHEQGTTYLTAHLEDGTEFSCRGAMPWLGLEMGRGTCGEPLRGSLRGASNVYYALVKSSIFIPEASSVGVDPSVLEALEEQTIARARANVRDVLEDGDKLTASRLRRAAKKNAFRLESFTDTQIESALAILEGPAETSHQLTTESVDGPGLFRHQEYTSIRDTIDSAELVVREPEGARAKDVEELISRVRLVEKLRETRVLWGFNRVFAESSRQDTDARTALLRRQTPDAGESWLPAYTVLGEGIYLELSPEALTKWEAGSLVQKRLVPMAQQFQLLAHERHLAQREVTPRLVLLHTLAHLLINQLTFECGYSSASLRERLYDSPGTDGMNGLLIYTAAGDSEGTLGGLVRMGQPERFEEVLRNAITNARWCSSDPVCMDSYGQGPDSCNLAACHSCALLPETACEEFNRFLDRGLVAGTLDDPDLGFFSRLE, from the coding sequence ATGCCGCGCCGAGATCACACAGCAGTACGCACTCGAAGGAGCCAAACAGTGATCCGCGGCAAAGTTCGGCGCTCTCAACTCGTAGCACCCTTCGGGCCTGGAGCTATGCAGGTCCTCGCGGATGGCACTTCTGTCATCACCGCCGGCCTCGACCACTGGTTCGTCCCCGGTGAAAGGCTGGACCAAGAGGAGTTCCGCATCCACGAGTGGCGACTGGAGAGTCACCTGGGGGTGGACGCTCTCTACACCCCGCCTGACTATCGGGACAACTTCAAGGCCAGCCCCGGCCAGTACAACACTAAGCTCCAGGTCCCAGTCCTGCGCTTCCCCGCCTGGAGCTTCTGCCCCCGGTGCCGCGCTCTCACTCCGCACCCGCTGCACATCGCGGACCGACCGCGCTGCGCCAACCCCGACTGCTCCGGACAGAAGGCGTCCTGGACGCCGTTTCTCGCCCAAGTGCCCTTCGTGGCTCTGTGCGAGCGTGGCCACCTCCAGGACTTCCCCTGGGTTGAGTGGGTCCACAAGTCCGCCAGCCCGACATGCCGGTCGCCTAAGCTCAAGCTTCGGACCTCGGGCGGTGGCACCCTGGCCTCGCAGCGTGTCGTGTGCGAGACCTGCCACAAGGATCGGGGACTGGAAGGCATCACATCAGTAGAGCGTTCTAACCGGGAGCACGAGCAGGGGACCACATACCTCACTGCTCACCTCGAGGACGGAACCGAGTTCTCCTGCCGTGGAGCGATGCCCTGGCTCGGTCTGGAGATGGGTAGAGGAACCTGCGGAGAGCCGTTGCGCGGCAGTCTCCGAGGTGCATCCAACGTCTACTACGCCTTGGTCAAGAGCTCGATCTTCATCCCTGAAGCATCATCGGTGGGAGTGGATCCCAGCGTGCTAGAGGCCCTCGAAGAACAGACGATCGCTAGGGCTCGGGCGAACGTCCGCGATGTCCTGGAAGACGGCGACAAACTGACCGCGAGCCGCCTGCGGCGTGCCGCGAAGAAGAACGCCTTCCGCCTGGAGAGCTTCACCGATACGCAGATCGAGTCGGCTCTCGCGATTCTGGAAGGCCCAGCGGAGACATCCCACCAGCTGACGACGGAGTCTGTCGACGGCCCAGGATTGTTCCGTCACCAGGAGTACACGAGCATTCGAGACACGATCGACTCCGCCGAACTAGTGGTCAGGGAGCCGGAGGGCGCCCGTGCTAAGGACGTCGAGGAGTTGATCTCGCGAGTCCGCCTCGTCGAGAAGCTGCGGGAGACCCGAGTTCTCTGGGGGTTCAACCGAGTCTTCGCCGAGTCATCCCGGCAGGACACCGACGCCCGCACCGCCCTGTTGCGCCGCCAGACCCCTGATGCCGGCGAGTCGTGGCTCCCCGCCTACACAGTGCTCGGAGAGGGCATCTACCTGGAACTCTCTCCGGAAGCTCTCACGAAGTGGGAGGCCGGTTCCCTGGTGCAGAAGCGGCTGGTTCCTATGGCCCAGCAGTTCCAGTTGCTCGCTCATGAACGCCATCTCGCCCAACGAGAGGTAACTCCTCGGCTGGTCTTGCTGCACACGCTCGCGCACCTGCTGATCAACCAGCTGACGTTCGAGTGCGGCTACAGCTCGGCGTCGCTCCGAGAACGCCTCTACGACTCACCTGGCACTGATGGAATGAATGGCTTGCTCATCTACACAGCCGCCGGGGACTCAGAAGGAACCCTGGGCGGACTCGTGCGAATGGGCCAGCCTGAGCGCTTCGAAGAGGTACTGCGGAACGCGATCACCAATGCTCGCTGGTGCTCCTCTGACCCAGTCTGTATGGACAGCTACGGCCAGGGGCCGGATTCCTGCAATCTCGCAGCGTGCCACAGCTGCGCTTTGCTGCCCGAGACGGCGTGCGAGGAGTTCAATCGTTTCTTGGACCGTGGGCTGGTAGCCGGAACCTTGGATGATCCCGACCTCGGGTTCTTCAGCAGGCTTGAGTGA
- a CDS encoding site-specific integrase gives MDQADAFKRLVDAHKQHWPYGWVPGQGFVEPEQDPDDVLLTDWARRYVDRLTGIDPRTRDDYRREVDRHISLMAHTTRSGLVMPATIGNITADDVQDWVRLQEAGQQDAQTGRWVRRPASPKSTANRHGLLWCIVQAAIDADPPLRTKNCCANTRLPRVDDGTSEEMVFLEQEEYQLLRKHLTDPAARDLADWLIGTGMRWGEATALQAQDLRLGGPGPTVNVQRAWKRSPRGAQSSFFLGPPKTRKARRLVALAPTQVDLARRLTQGMSPEAFIFRTPTGKAWRHSNFYNRKWIPAVAAAMEAGLPRQPRIHDLRHSHVAWLVAANIPLPAIQARLGHESIQTTIDRYGHLARSLDSDISAAVQAAMGGSPSSARGLRLIGA, from the coding sequence GTGGACCAGGCGGACGCCTTCAAGAGGCTCGTCGACGCCCACAAGCAGCACTGGCCCTACGGCTGGGTTCCAGGCCAGGGCTTCGTCGAGCCCGAGCAGGACCCCGACGACGTGCTCCTCACCGACTGGGCTCGGCGCTACGTCGACCGCCTCACGGGTATCGACCCGCGGACCCGGGACGACTACCGGCGCGAGGTGGATCGGCACATCTCCCTCATGGCGCACACCACCCGATCGGGACTGGTGATGCCGGCCACGATCGGGAACATCACCGCTGACGACGTCCAGGACTGGGTTCGGCTTCAGGAAGCAGGCCAGCAGGACGCACAGACAGGGCGGTGGGTCCGTCGACCGGCCTCGCCGAAGTCCACAGCCAATCGGCACGGCCTGCTGTGGTGCATCGTGCAAGCGGCGATCGACGCCGATCCCCCACTGCGCACCAAGAACTGCTGCGCGAACACCCGCCTGCCTCGTGTCGACGACGGGACATCCGAGGAGATGGTCTTCCTGGAACAGGAGGAGTACCAACTCCTCCGCAAGCACCTCACCGACCCTGCAGCCCGAGACCTCGCCGACTGGTTGATCGGTACAGGCATGCGGTGGGGCGAGGCTACGGCCCTCCAGGCACAAGATCTTCGACTTGGCGGCCCTGGGCCGACAGTCAACGTCCAAAGGGCCTGGAAGAGGTCACCCAGGGGCGCACAGTCCTCATTCTTCCTCGGGCCCCCGAAGACGAGGAAGGCGCGCCGTCTGGTCGCGCTCGCCCCGACGCAGGTGGACCTCGCCCGAAGGCTGACGCAGGGGATGTCACCGGAGGCGTTCATCTTCCGCACGCCGACGGGCAAGGCGTGGAGGCATTCCAACTTCTACAACCGGAAATGGATACCCGCAGTCGCTGCCGCGATGGAGGCCGGCCTTCCCCGCCAGCCTCGGATTCACGACCTGCGGCACAGCCACGTCGCCTGGTTGGTAGCCGCGAACATACCTCTGCCGGCGATCCAGGCCCGGCTGGGTCATGAGTCGATCCAGACGACGATCGACCGCTACGGGCACTTGGCCAGGTCGCTCGACTCAGACATCAGTGCCGCCGTGCAGGCTGCCATGGGCGGCAGCCCCTCGTCCGCTCGCGGTCTACGGTTGATCGGCGCTTAG
- the orn gene encoding oligoribonuclease encodes MNDRMVWIDCEMTGLSLTDDALIEVAALVTDSELNVLGEGVDIVIRPPDAALETMPEVVRQMHTASGLLDELAGGTTLADAEERVLAYIREHVKEPGKAPLCGNSVGTDRGFLSRDMPSLEGYLHYRIVDVSSVKELSRRWYPRAYFNSPEKNGNHRALADIRDSITELRYYRDAVFVPQPGPDSARAKEIAARHTPPAGQQ; translated from the coding sequence ATGAACGATCGCATGGTGTGGATCGACTGCGAGATGACCGGGCTCTCGTTGACGGACGACGCACTCATCGAGGTGGCCGCGCTGGTCACCGACTCGGAACTGAACGTGCTCGGTGAAGGGGTGGACATCGTGATCCGCCCGCCGGACGCGGCCCTGGAGACCATGCCCGAGGTGGTGCGGCAGATGCACACCGCCTCGGGCCTGCTCGACGAGCTGGCAGGGGGCACGACCCTGGCCGACGCCGAGGAGCGGGTCCTGGCCTACATCCGTGAGCACGTGAAGGAGCCCGGCAAGGCCCCCCTGTGCGGAAACTCGGTCGGTACCGACCGGGGCTTCCTGTCGCGGGACATGCCGTCGCTGGAGGGCTACCTCCACTACCGGATCGTCGATGTGTCCTCGGTCAAGGAGCTGTCCCGCCGCTGGTACCCGAGGGCGTACTTCAACAGTCCGGAGAAGAACGGCAACCACCGGGCGCTGGCCGACATCCGCGACTCCATCACGGAGCTGCGGTACTACCGGGACGCGGTCTTCGTGCCGCAGCCCGGCCCGGACTCCGCCCGCGCCAAGGAGATCGCGGCGCGCCACACGCCGCCCGCCGGACAGCAGTAG